The following are from one region of the Quercus robur chromosome 1, dhQueRobu3.1, whole genome shotgun sequence genome:
- the LOC126690070 gene encoding ACD11 homolog protein codes for MDTYRQGNNACSMRTPLSAMAEAFEELLEISKANQKGSEEEMRLDTFCDACSFVSVLFGCLGLAFKFAELEYVSKVRDLKEASRTYDTIEDILELDVANDTVKTPGSLSRNLRRVRQGLDLIRALFEQFLSTEEYSLKEAASTAYAQVCAPYHSWTIRTAVAAGMYALPTRDQLLLRLNETDQSAEKKMRRYISAALPVIEYIDKLYLSRNIILDW; via the exons ATGGATACGTACAGGCAGGGCAATAATGCTTGCAGCATGAGGACGCCTCTATCGGCTATGGCGGAGGCATTCGAGGAGCTACTCGAGATTTCAAAAGCAAACCAGAAAGGCTCCGAAGAAGAGATGAGGTTGGACACTTTCTGCGACGCCTGCTCTTTCGTCTCTGTTCTTTTTGGTTGCCTCGGCCTCGCTTTCAAGTTCGCCGAGTTGGAATACGTCTCCAAG GTACGTGATCTTAAGGAAGCATCAAGGACATATGACACTATAGAAGATATACTTGAGCTTGATGTTGCAAATGACACGGTAAAGACACCAGGAAGCCTTTCACGTAATTTACGACGAGTAAGACAGGGTCTTGACCTCATCAGAGCTTTGTTTGAACAATTTTTGTCAACGGA AGAGTACTCTTTAAAGGAAGCAGCTTCTACAGCTTATGCACAAGTTTGTGCACCATACCACTCATGGACAATCAGGACAGCAGTTGCTGCTGGAATGTATGCTCTTCCTACAAGAGACCAACTTCTGCTGAGACTCAATGAAACTG ATCAGTCAGcagagaagaaaatgagaagGTATATCAGTGCAGCACTTCCGGTAATAGAGTACATTGACAAACTTTACCTCTCTAGGAATATCATCTTGGACTGGTGA
- the LOC126690074 gene encoding dihydrolipoyllysine-residue acetyltransferase component 4 of pyruvate dehydrogenase complex, chloroplastic has protein sequence MASPFLSRAPLSNTNTYTNTNFTSISFSSSLSNSLPFRPSSFSTFPSKRRTLTVRSKIREIFMPALSSTMTEGKIVSWIKSEGDVLSKGESVVVVESDKADMDVETFYDGILAAIVVPEGDSAPVGAPIGLLAETEDEIAEAKAKAASSSNSTSPPPTSSPAPAISQPPPSKPVSDSPRKTVATPFAKKLAKQHKVNIESVVGTGPFGRITPADIEAAAGITPSKSIEIKSNVESAPPRPPKSAASSAVPPPIPGSTVVPFTTMQSAVSKNMLESLSVPTFRVGYPVTTDALDALYEKVKPKGVTMTAILAKAAAMALAQHPVVNATCKDGKGFTYNANINIAVAVAIDGGLITPVLQDADKLDLYLLSQQWKELLKKARAKQLQPNEYNSGTFTLSNLGMFGVDRFDAILPPGQGAIMAVGSSKPTVVADADGYFSVKSKMLVNVTADHRIIYGADLAAFLQTFSKIVENPESLTL, from the exons ATGGCTTCTCCTTTTCTCTCTAGAGCTCCTCTCTCCAACACCAACACCTACACCAATACCAATTTCACTTCCATTTCCttctcctcttctctctctaattcCCTTCCCTTCCGTCCTTCCTCCTTCTCCACATTTCCCTCCAAGCGTAGAACCCTGACCGTCCGATCCAAGATCAGAGAGATCTTCATGCCCGCCCTCAGCTCCACAATGACCGAGGGCAAGATCGTCTCCTGGATCAAATCCGAAGGCGACGTACTCTCCAAAGGTGAAAGCGTTGTCGTCGTCGAGTCCGATAAAGCTGACATGGACGTCGAGACCTTTTACGACGGAATCCTCGCCGCTATTGTCGTCCCCGAAGGTGACTCCGCTCCCGTCGGCGCTCCTATCGGCCTTTTAGCCGAAACCGAAGACGAAATCGCcgaagccaaagccaaagccgcCTCCTCCTCCAATTCCACTTCTCCTCCGCCGACTTCCTCTCCCGCTCCGGCAATCTCTCAGCCTCCGCCGTCTAAGCCAGTCTCAGACTCACCAAGGAAGACAGTAGCAACGCCGTTTGCAAAAAAACTGGCGAAGCAGCACAAGGTTAATATCGAATCGGTGGTCGGAACCGGTCCTTTCGGCCGAATCACCCCGGCCGATATAGAGGCCGCCGCAGGAATCACACCTTCCAAGAGTATCGAAATCAAATCAAACGTGGAGTCTGCTCCACCTCGGCCACCGAAATCCGCGGCCTCCTCGGCTGTTCCGCCTCCAATTCCGGGTTCTACGGTGGTGCCTTTTACAACAATGCAATCGGCGGTGTCGAAGAACATGCTGGAAAGTCTCTCCGTGCCGACTTTTCGCGTTGGTTATCCCGTCACCACCGATGCCCTCGACGCCTTGTATGAGAAG GTGAAACCAAAGGGTGTGACCATGACTGCGATATTAGCCAAGGCTGCAGCAATGGCACTTGCTCAGCATCCAGTCGTCAATGCCACGTGTAAAGACGGCAAGGGTTTTACGTATAATGCTAACATAAACATTGCAGTTGCAGTGGCTATTGATGGTGGCTTGATAACCCCTGTTCTTCAGGACGCAGATAAG TTGGATTTGTACCTGTTATCTCAACAATGGAAAGAGCTTTTGAAGAAAGCTCGGGCAAAGCAACTTCAGCCCAATGAGTACAATTCAG GGACTTTCACTCTATCGAATTTGGGCATGTTTGGAGTGGATAGATTTGATGCTATTCTTCCTCCAGGACAG GGGGCTATCATGGCTGTTGGATCATCCAAGCCAACCGTAGTGGCTGATGCAGATGGATATTTCAGCGTGAAAAGTAAGATGCTG GTAAATGTAACAGCTGATCACCGGATTATTTATGGAGCTGACTTGGCTGCCTTTCTTCAGACCTTTTCAAAGATTGTAGAGAACCCCGAAAGCCTGACATTGTAG